From the genome of Eucalyptus grandis isolate ANBG69807.140 chromosome 2, ASM1654582v1, whole genome shotgun sequence, one region includes:
- the LOC104433158 gene encoding lipid phosphate phosphatase 2 isoform X1 → MPEIQLGCHTVRSHGIKVARVHMHDWLILFLLVVMVIILNVIEPFHRFVGEEMMTDLRYPLQDNTVPIWAVPIIAILLPFVVILIYYFIRKDVYDLHHALLGLLYSVLITAVITEAIKNAVGRPRPDFFWRCFPDGKGVFDPVTLDVNCTGDKTVIKEGYKSFPSGHTSGCFAGLGFLALYLSGKIRVFDRQGHVAKLCIVFLPLLAAALVGISRVDDYWHHWQDVFAGALLGTIVASFCYLQFFPPPYDIDGWGPHAYFQMLAESRNGLQSSTSTNHLMVQHSELESVHIDSQRGMETSSGNIRDTSPILHEVQNNRRH, encoded by the exons ATGCCGGAGATCCAGTTGGGTTGTCACACGGTTAGGTCCCATGGAATCAAAGTGGCAAGAGTACACATGCATGACTGGTTGatcctctttcttcttgtgGTAATGGTGATTATATTGAACGTCATAGAGCCATTTCATCGTTTTGTTGGAGAGGAGATGATGACAGACCTGAGGTACCCTCTGCAGGATAATACTGTTCCCATCTGGGCTGTTCCG ATTATCGCAATATTGCTGCCGTTTGTTGTAATTCTCATCTACTACTTCATCAGAAAGGATGTTTATGACCTGCACCATGCCTTATTGG GTCTTCTATATTCTGTGCTTATCACTGCAGTTATAACTGAAGCAATCAAAAATGCTGTTGGCCGACCTCGACCAGATTTTTTCTGGCGTTGTTTTCCTGATGGTAAAGGG GTGTTTGACCCTGTCACACTGGATGTGAATTGTACTGGAGATAAGACTGTCATCAAAGAAGGATATAAAAGTTTTCCAAGCGGGCATACCTCAG GGTGCTTTGCTGGACTGGGTTTTCTTGCATTGTACTTGTCAGGGAAAATCAGGGTGTTCGATCGTCAAGGCCATGTTGCGAAGCTTTGTATTGTTTTCCTCCCATTACTTGCAGCAGCTCTTGTAGGAATTTCTCGAGTTGACGACTATTGGCATCATTGGCAAGATGTATTTGCTGGGGCTCTtctag GGACAATCGTTGCTTCATTTTGCTATTTGCAGTTCTTTCCGCCTCCATATGATATAGATG GTTGGGGGCCTCATGCTTACTTTCAGATGTTGGCAGAATCTCGGAATGGCCTTCAGTCATCAACAAGCACAAACCATCTGATGGTACAGCACTCGGAGCTCGAGAGTGTTCATATTGATTCGCAACGTGGAATGGAAACTTCAAGTGGCAACATTAGGGATACGAGCCCCATATTACACGAGGTGCAGAACAATCGGAGACACTGA
- the LOC104433158 gene encoding lipid phosphate phosphatase 2 isoform X3 codes for MPEIQLGCHTVRSHGIKVARVHMHDWLILFLLVDNTVPIWAVPIIAILLPFVVILIYYFIRKDVYDLHHALLGLLYSVLITAVITEAIKNAVGRPRPDFFWRCFPDGKGVFDPVTLDVNCTGDKTVIKEGYKSFPSGHTSGCFAGLGFLALYLSGKIRVFDRQGHVAKLCIVFLPLLAAALVGISRVDDYWHHWQDVFAGALLGTIVASFCYLQFFPPPYDIDGWGPHAYFQMLAESRNGLQSSTSTNHLMVQHSELESVHIDSQRGMETSSGNIRDTSPILHEVQNNRRH; via the exons ATGCCGGAGATCCAGTTGGGTTGTCACACGGTTAGGTCCCATGGAATCAAAGTGGCAAGAGTACACATGCATGACTGGTTGatcctctttcttcttgtg GATAATACTGTTCCCATCTGGGCTGTTCCG ATTATCGCAATATTGCTGCCGTTTGTTGTAATTCTCATCTACTACTTCATCAGAAAGGATGTTTATGACCTGCACCATGCCTTATTGG GTCTTCTATATTCTGTGCTTATCACTGCAGTTATAACTGAAGCAATCAAAAATGCTGTTGGCCGACCTCGACCAGATTTTTTCTGGCGTTGTTTTCCTGATGGTAAAGGG GTGTTTGACCCTGTCACACTGGATGTGAATTGTACTGGAGATAAGACTGTCATCAAAGAAGGATATAAAAGTTTTCCAAGCGGGCATACCTCAG GGTGCTTTGCTGGACTGGGTTTTCTTGCATTGTACTTGTCAGGGAAAATCAGGGTGTTCGATCGTCAAGGCCATGTTGCGAAGCTTTGTATTGTTTTCCTCCCATTACTTGCAGCAGCTCTTGTAGGAATTTCTCGAGTTGACGACTATTGGCATCATTGGCAAGATGTATTTGCTGGGGCTCTtctag GGACAATCGTTGCTTCATTTTGCTATTTGCAGTTCTTTCCGCCTCCATATGATATAGATG GTTGGGGGCCTCATGCTTACTTTCAGATGTTGGCAGAATCTCGGAATGGCCTTCAGTCATCAACAAGCACAAACCATCTGATGGTACAGCACTCGGAGCTCGAGAGTGTTCATATTGATTCGCAACGTGGAATGGAAACTTCAAGTGGCAACATTAGGGATACGAGCCCCATATTACACGAGGTGCAGAACAATCGGAGACACTGA
- the LOC104433158 gene encoding lipid phosphate phosphatase 2 isoform X2 has translation MPEIQLGCHTVRSHGIKVARVHMHDWLILFLLVVMVIILNVIEPFHRFVGEEMMTDLRYPLQDNTVPIWAVPIIAILLPFVVILIYYFIRKDVYDLHHALLVITEAIKNAVGRPRPDFFWRCFPDGKGVFDPVTLDVNCTGDKTVIKEGYKSFPSGHTSGCFAGLGFLALYLSGKIRVFDRQGHVAKLCIVFLPLLAAALVGISRVDDYWHHWQDVFAGALLGTIVASFCYLQFFPPPYDIDGWGPHAYFQMLAESRNGLQSSTSTNHLMVQHSELESVHIDSQRGMETSSGNIRDTSPILHEVQNNRRH, from the exons ATGCCGGAGATCCAGTTGGGTTGTCACACGGTTAGGTCCCATGGAATCAAAGTGGCAAGAGTACACATGCATGACTGGTTGatcctctttcttcttgtgGTAATGGTGATTATATTGAACGTCATAGAGCCATTTCATCGTTTTGTTGGAGAGGAGATGATGACAGACCTGAGGTACCCTCTGCAGGATAATACTGTTCCCATCTGGGCTGTTCCG ATTATCGCAATATTGCTGCCGTTTGTTGTAATTCTCATCTACTACTTCATCAGAAAGGATGTTTATGACCTGCACCATGCCTTATTGG TTATAACTGAAGCAATCAAAAATGCTGTTGGCCGACCTCGACCAGATTTTTTCTGGCGTTGTTTTCCTGATGGTAAAGGG GTGTTTGACCCTGTCACACTGGATGTGAATTGTACTGGAGATAAGACTGTCATCAAAGAAGGATATAAAAGTTTTCCAAGCGGGCATACCTCAG GGTGCTTTGCTGGACTGGGTTTTCTTGCATTGTACTTGTCAGGGAAAATCAGGGTGTTCGATCGTCAAGGCCATGTTGCGAAGCTTTGTATTGTTTTCCTCCCATTACTTGCAGCAGCTCTTGTAGGAATTTCTCGAGTTGACGACTATTGGCATCATTGGCAAGATGTATTTGCTGGGGCTCTtctag GGACAATCGTTGCTTCATTTTGCTATTTGCAGTTCTTTCCGCCTCCATATGATATAGATG GTTGGGGGCCTCATGCTTACTTTCAGATGTTGGCAGAATCTCGGAATGGCCTTCAGTCATCAACAAGCACAAACCATCTGATGGTACAGCACTCGGAGCTCGAGAGTGTTCATATTGATTCGCAACGTGGAATGGAAACTTCAAGTGGCAACATTAGGGATACGAGCCCCATATTACACGAGGTGCAGAACAATCGGAGACACTGA
- the LOC120286371 gene encoding auxin-responsive protein IAA32-like isoform X2 gives MDRNAPAGFVFNPSSSHSMYYQDKKGSRMIDLGLSLRTLQSDSCDDPSGDSMTTHGCGELFDWQQLNQLQYSNSKNPCSKILQDAYYDEEAEGVQSEERSIYVKVTMDGLVVGRKLCMLDHSSYCSLALQLEDMFGGQCAYGLRLSEPESEYTLHYKDREENWSTVGDVPWMEFIGRVKRMRITRKSEAFLPMILERHQPTNNQLNWGFESNDSTEM, from the exons ATGGATCGAAATGCACCTGCTGGTTTTGTTTTCAACCCCTCAAGTTCTCACTCGATGTATTATCAAGACAAGAAGGGTAGCCGAATGATCGATCTGGGTCTTAGCCTGAGAACTCTGCAGTCTGATTCATGCGATGATCCATCTGGCGATT CAATGACCACACATGGGTGCGGCGAGCTATTTGATTGGCAGCAATTGAACCAGTTGCAATACTCAAACTCGAAAAACCCATGCTCGAAAATTCTCCAGGACGCCTACTATGATGAGGAGGCAGAGGGGGTTCAGAGCGAAGAGCGATCGATATATGTCAAAGTCACCATGGATGGATTAGTCGTCGGTAGAAAACTGTGCATGCTTGATCACAGCAGTTACTGCAGTTTGGCACTTCAATTGGAAGACATGTTTG GTGGACAGTGCGCATATGGGTTGAGATTGTCCGAGCCTGAGTCCGAGTACACCTTGCACTATAAGGATAGGGAAGAGAATTGGAGTACTGTGGGTGATGTTCCATGGAT GGAGTTCATCGGACGCGTTAAGCGCATGCGGATCACGAGAAAGAGCGAAGCATTTCTTCCAATGATCCTGGAAAGGCATCAGCCGACGAACAACCAACTTAACTGGGGTTTCGAGAGCAATGATTCGACCGAGATGTAA
- the LOC120286371 gene encoding auxin-responsive protein IAA32-like isoform X1 translates to MDRNAPAGFVFNPSSSHSMYYQDKKGSRMIDLGLSLRTLQSDSCDDPSGDSAMTTHGCGELFDWQQLNQLQYSNSKNPCSKILQDAYYDEEAEGVQSEERSIYVKVTMDGLVVGRKLCMLDHSSYCSLALQLEDMFGGQCAYGLRLSEPESEYTLHYKDREENWSTVGDVPWMEFIGRVKRMRITRKSEAFLPMILERHQPTNNQLNWGFESNDSTEM, encoded by the exons ATGGATCGAAATGCACCTGCTGGTTTTGTTTTCAACCCCTCAAGTTCTCACTCGATGTATTATCAAGACAAGAAGGGTAGCCGAATGATCGATCTGGGTCTTAGCCTGAGAACTCTGCAGTCTGATTCATGCGATGATCCATCTGGCGATT CAGCAATGACCACACATGGGTGCGGCGAGCTATTTGATTGGCAGCAATTGAACCAGTTGCAATACTCAAACTCGAAAAACCCATGCTCGAAAATTCTCCAGGACGCCTACTATGATGAGGAGGCAGAGGGGGTTCAGAGCGAAGAGCGATCGATATATGTCAAAGTCACCATGGATGGATTAGTCGTCGGTAGAAAACTGTGCATGCTTGATCACAGCAGTTACTGCAGTTTGGCACTTCAATTGGAAGACATGTTTG GTGGACAGTGCGCATATGGGTTGAGATTGTCCGAGCCTGAGTCCGAGTACACCTTGCACTATAAGGATAGGGAAGAGAATTGGAGTACTGTGGGTGATGTTCCATGGAT GGAGTTCATCGGACGCGTTAAGCGCATGCGGATCACGAGAAAGAGCGAAGCATTTCTTCCAATGATCCTGGAAAGGCATCAGCCGACGAACAACCAACTTAACTGGGGTTTCGAGAGCAATGATTCGACCGAGATGTAA